Sequence from the Procambarus clarkii isolate CNS0578487 chromosome 2, FALCON_Pclarkii_2.0, whole genome shotgun sequence genome:
tagaagccctaaaccagaaaataataaatacagaatatgcggtcatattcaatgaaacatgtttgaaagaaaacctgctgccagtatacaccaatatatatatatatatatatatatatatatatatatatatatatatatatatatatatttatatatatatatatttatatatatatatatttatatatatatatatttatatatatatatatttatatatatatatatttatatatatatatatttatatatatatatatttatatatatatatatatatatatatatatatatatatatttatatatatatatatatatatatatatatatatatatatatatttactggtgAATAATCACAATGAAAAATAACAGATTGCTGAACGCGttttctgctcgagtacaagccatCTTCAGAGCAGAACAGATGTATATATTCCCTTCATAGAAGATTTATTCTTTATAAGAACATAATAAGCTCAGAATTATTGAAGGTTTTTGCGGCCACCGCAAGAGCTATTGCGGCCACCACAAGAGCTATTGCGGCTACCACAAGAGCTGTTGCGGCCACCACAAGAGCTGTTGCGGCCACCACAAGAGCTGTTGCGGCCACCACAAGAGCTGTTGCGGCCACCACAAGAGCTGTTGCGGCCACCACAAGAGCTGTTGCGGCCACCACAAGAGCTGTTGCGGCCACCACAAGAGCTGTTGCGGCCACCACAAGAGCTGTTGCGGCCACCACAAGAGTCATTGCGGCCACCACAAGAGTCATTGCGGCCACCATAAGAGTCATTGCGGCCACCACAAGAGCTGTTGCGGCCACCACAAGAGCTGTTGCGGCCACCACAAGAGCTGTTGCGGCCACCACAAGAGTCATTGCGGCCACCACAAGAGTCATTGCGGCCACCACAAGAGTCATTGCGGCCACCACAAGAGTCATTGCGGCCACCATAAGAGTCATTGCGGCCACCATAAGAGTCATTGCGGCCACCATAAGAGTCATTGCGGCCACCATAAGAGTCATTGCGGCCACCATAAGAGTCATTGCGGCCACCATAAGAGTCATTGCGGCCACCATAAGAGTCATTGCGGCCACCACAAGAGCTGTTGCGGCCACCACAAGAGCTGTTGCGGCCACCACAAGAGCTGTTGCGGCCACCACAAGAGCTGTTGCGGCCACCACAAGAGCTGTTGCGGCCACCACAAGAGTCATTGCGGCCACCACAAGAGTCATTGCGGCCACCACAAGAGTCATTGCGGCCACCACAAGAGTCATTGCGGCCACCACAAGAGTCATTGCGGCCACCACAAGAGTCATTGCGGCCACCACAAGAGTCATTGCGGCCACCACAAGAGTCATTGCGGCCACCACAAGAGTCATTGCGGCCACCACAAGAGTCATTGCGGCCACCACAAGAGTCATTGCGGCCACCACAAGAGTCATTGCGGCCACCACAAGAGTCATTGCGGCCACCACAAGAGTCATTGCGGCCACCACAAGAGCTGTTGCACCCACCAAACAAGTGGCTTTGCTTTTGTCCTGAATATTGTTCTGGACTAAAGGGTCACTTTcggtatatgtataaatatatacacacatgagCACCAGAGAACACCTTTGTGTAGCATCCCTTGTGCAGCTCATCAGCAGAAAATTAAAGGATCAGAAGCTCCTAAAagattacagagagagagagagtcaaatTATATAATTACACGAAGTATGAGAGAGATATAAGCCTGGAGGGAAGATGATCAAAGTGTGATAGATTTTTATCTTTAAAATATGCTGATAAAGCGAGGGTACCAGAGCTCTCAGTAACACACTAGACAACCAGTACCCCTTACACATTACTCCAGTAATTCCCTATAATTCTACACCCAGTACCCCTTACACATTACTCCAGTAATTCCCTataattctacacccagtatcccTTACACATTACTCCAGTAATTCCCTataattctacacccagtatcccTTACACATTACTCCAGCAATTCCCTataattctacacccagtatcccTTACACATTACTCCAGTAATTCCCTATAATTCTACACCCAGTACCCCTTACACATTACTCCAGTAATTCCCTataattctacacccagtatcccTTACACATTACTCCAGTAATTCCCTATAATTCTACACCCAGTACCCCTTACACATTACTCCAGTAATTCCCTataattctacacccagtatcccTTACACATTACTCCAGTAATTCCCTATAATTCAACACCCAGTATCCCTTACACATTACTCCAGTAATTCCCTataattctacacccagtatcccTTACACATTACTCCAGTAATTCCCTATAATTCTACACCCAGTACCCCTTACACATTACTCCAGTAATTCCCTATAATTCTACACCCAGTACCCCTTACACATTACTCCAGTAATTCCCTataattctacacccagtatccctggtatttgtctcaacgcCTCCTTCTCCCATTACCCATTATAACTTGTTTACCCTGATTTTTTTTGTTTGCCTGGGTCGCCACATGTCGTCTACTGCACCTCGTGACTGACACTATTCCCTATTGTATTCATTTTTAACTACGTAGTAATACGCTGCCCCATTACATTCAGCCTTAGCCCCATAATGCCACACTATCCCATTATTCAGCCTTAGCCCCATAATGCCACACTATCCCATTATATTCAGCCTTAGCCCCATAATGCCACACTATCCCATTATATTCAGCCTTAGCCCCATAATGCCACACTATCCCATTATATTCAGCCTTAGCCCCATAATGCCACACTATCCCATTATATTCAGCCTTAGCCCCATAATACCACATCGCCACGAATATTCCCAACCGCTTTCTCCTCACACTGCtcacccctccccactccccccccccccccctcatcctaacgatgaggttatcttgagatgatttcggggcttttttagtgtccccgcggcccggtcctcgaccaggcctccacccccaggaagcagcccgtgacagctgcttcctgggggtggatggGTTTAACCCATAACACATCCTCGTATTCCCTTACCCTCCCCTCCCATTGACTAATGTCCCAATAGGCACGAATACGCCCACTCGTACTCGTGCCTATTGGCTACTGCTACTGTGAACCACTACCAAACTATCAGGTTTGGGAATTGCAACTTTACGAAACCTCGTAAGCGTTACGAATTACGAACCTCGTTAGAGGCTCGGAGTTCACTTAATGAATGTAAACCATGAAGGTGTAATTGggtaaagatgtacaggtttcgttggTGATTGATGAGCCTATAATACCTCCCATTGCCCCCAAGTTTACTCAGCTCAGCAGTTGACTGTGCTGACATCTAGCGGGGTGATTATGCAGCCGGGCTTCGCGAACGACCAGAGAATTTTCCACTCCGAGCGAACTGGATTCTCCTCCTTGTTTTCATTAAAAGTTTGTGAACGTGTGGgagtcctggtcgacgaccgggccgtggggacgctaagccccggaagcacctcaaggtaaggggtaCCGTGCAAATGTTTTCTCTGCGCTGACGGACTGCTTGGAGTCCACCAGACGCAGTCACGGCTCACTGAAGAGGTCACGGGAAGCTGAAGAATTTGTTCTAACCAAAACAAGGGTCATGGGACAAATGggccctctccctcttcccccattTATCTTCCCCCTAGATGAGCTATGTGAGCTCTAGAACTCTAGGACTAACGATAGAGAACTGGGTTTAGCTCTAAAATTCTCTGATTCGCGCTAAGAGCTTCGTGGAGATCATTAGAACTCTATGGATTTCGCGATTTCACCCTTCCTAGTCTCTCGGAAAGCAGATCTTACCCCAGGGATCGTCGGCCACCACCATTCTTATCCCTACCATTAACCCCaatcaccccccacacaccccaacaaaACCCCATACACCAATCTCTACCTCGCCACAACTTCAATCCATTCTGCATTACCCCCTCGGCGCTGCGAACTAACCCCATCAAACCCAATGTCCTCCTTTTTTCTCTTCGCCCCGGGAACCCATCTGGCCAGAGTGATCACCGCGAGTGAAGGCTACAATCTTGACAGGAGTGAAATGGGTTCGGGAAGTGGGAAGAGAGGCATTAAACGACAATGAGGGGAGGAACAGTGAGTAAAAGAGGGGACAAGAGGAAGGGGATAGAAAACGAATGGGCGGAAGAgactggaagaggaggaggaggacaatagTTGTACTTCAGAGGGAGAAAAGTCAGAAGTGAAAATTCAGGATGAAACAGGATGAAACGAAGAAGACACAGGATGAGACGAAGAAGAGACAGGATGAGAcgaagaagagaaaggacaagaatGCTGAGGAGCTGTAGAGGAGAAGGAATAAAGAAGTAAAGATAATGATCAGGATCATCATACCACTCAACATCATAATTAAGAAAAATAATGATTAAGACTTTGCCAATGATAACCCTATTAACAATAATACCCTCCAAAAATAAGTAGTGTGCCAAAGAACAACATAATCCATGGAAGTAATTGGTGGTAATTGGGAGAAATGCTCCAAAAATCTTACCAAACTCATTGATAAATTGTCAAAACCACTCGAATAACAATCGTGAAGGCAACTGGGTATGATTAAGTGAAACATGCACCTATGTTCTCCACAGTAGCTTCCTGACGTAAATTGGTAttgatatggagagagagagagagagtgagagagagagagagagaggggaagagggtctctctctctctctctctctctctctctctctctctctctctctctctctctctctctctctctctttcggggAAAGCGAGAACCTGCACACTCTGATCTGGTCATCAAGAAGAGAGCACTTGATGATTTCATGGAAGGATTTGCATTTTTATAGCAATTTTATGCCTGCGTGGGAGCCTGCAGATATTACGTGTATACAATAGTCTCTCGAGCAGCTAGGAAAATTTTCCCTAGGTTGAAATTTTTAAGACAACTGGAGTAACAGCTCATATTGATTGTGGCTGGGACAGTAGGTGTGGTGTAAACTGGTAGTTTCTCTCCTGGTCTTGTAAATGGTAGGACGTATCTAAATATAACCTGGATGATGATATTTGAATGAGTGTGTTTTATATGTAGTGCTTCGGCTATGCTTAATATTTTCTTATCAttgtatctgtcgattatttcgTAGATGCTGGTCAGGAaagctctggtgatggtctggttatattTAAATAATGTGATCTTTGATAAGGCCTATGTTAATTGTATGTTGCCAAGAGAAAGAGCTATTGTTTTCTTGCCAATATACTGAAATCTTTGGTGCTGACAGTCCCCCAAGTGgtcatatatataggcatagactCCGTCTCTTTCGTGGAGTTTTGTTTAACATCGGAAGAGTTCTTCATGATCAGGTTTGACGGCAAAGTAAAACTTAAGCAGCCAACACAAGGCTCATACTAATTTttggaattgtgtgtgtgtgtgtgtgtgtgtgtgtgtgtgtgtgtgtgtgtgtgtgtgtgtgtgtgtgtgtgtgtgtgtgtgtactcatctagttgtactcacctagttatgcttgcgggggttgagctctggctcttcggtcccgcctctcaactgtcaatcaactggtacacagattcctgagtctactgggctctatcatatctacatttgaaactgtgtatggagtcagcctccaccacatcactgcctaatgcattccacctgttaactactctgacattgaaaaagttctttctaaacaTTTTTGGCtcgtttgggtactcagtttccacctgtgtccccttgttcacgtaccacccgagttaaacagtttatctttatctaccctgccaattcctctgagaattttgtaagtagtaatcatgtctccccttattcttctgtcttccagtgtcgtgaggtgcatttctcgcagcctttcctcgtaactcacgcctcttagttctgggactagcctagtggcatacctctgaactttttcaagcttcgccttgtgcttgacaaggtacgggctccatgctggggccgcatactccaggattggtcttacatatgtggtatacaaggttctgaattattccttacacaggttcctgaaggcagttctgatgttagccagactcgcatatgctgcagatgttattctttttatgtgggcttcaggagacaggtttggtgtgatatcaactctcagatcattctctgtccgtttcatgaaggacttcatcccccattcggtatcctgtgtctggcctcctgtttccaccgcctagtttcattaccttacatttactcgggttgaaccttagtagccatttgttggaccattcattcagtctgtgtaGGTCatctttgtgtgtatatatatatatatatatatatatatatatatatatatatatatatatatatatatatatatatatatatatatatatataggttccgCGTTAAACGATGAACCAGCTAAACACTACGGAAAGGAAATTTAGTTTTCAAGACCTGCAGAATACACGGCCTCAATGTGGAAGGCTGGACGCAATGTTCCACTGTTACCAAGGGCGTTCGGCCCCGTCTCTCTCCGACTGGGATGCAAATGCCTCGAGTTAATTCCCCATATGGACGGTTTTGTCTCAAGGAATCCTCATTCTCCCTCTTAACAAGTccaagagaagggagggagggagaggaggacaaTGCTCTCAGAGGCCttggaggggtgatgggggggggggaacctacaAGGGACTGGAAGTCTTTTCAAGCTGTTGTTAGTTTGGTGTTGAGAAACGAAGGAGTTTAAACTTGGTGATATTTGAAAAGGACAAATGTTAGTGTTTGGGATTTTTTCCTAATTTTTTTAAGTGTTAACATTCTTTCCTATATACATTACATTGGTGTGTTcagttgaagagagagagagagagagagagagagagagagagagagagagagagagagagagagacacagacagacagacagatagacagagacaaaCCAGGAGAGTGTTAGTGGTATGAATCTCTATTCCAGTACAAGAGGACAATTAGCCAGGCCACCCGACTAATAGGGTGCTGTCGACCAGAAACTACACagccaagtacacacacacagtgagagagagagagagagagagagagagagagagagagagagagagagagagagtgagagagagagagagagagagagaggatctaATCAGAATAACAGTTGTTGCTCCCACTCTCGAGCACATTCTGTGTGTGCACAGCGAAAATGAATACTTAAGGTCAGTGGGTATATAATCAAAACGACCTTCTCTGGAGGGCCAACCTtttcaacgaccttagaagagctttaagagtccctaaatcttgcagtaaccatcctgaaaccatc
This genomic interval carries:
- the LOC138366389 gene encoding loricrin-like gives rise to the protein MSAQSTAELSKLGGNGSSCGGRNDSCGGRNDSCGGRNDSCGGRNDSCGGRNDSCGGRNDSCGGRNDSCGGRNDSCGGRNDSCGGRNDSCGGRNDSCGGRNDSCGGRNDSCGGRNDSCGGRNSSCGGRNSSCGGRNSSCGGRNSSCGGRNSSCGGRNDSYGGRNDSYGGRNDSYGGRNDSYGGRNDSYGGRNDSYGGRNDSYGGRNDSCGGRNDSCGGRNDSCGGRNDSCGGRNSSCGGRNSSCGGRNSSCGGRNDSYGGRNDSCGGRNDSCGGRNSSCGGRNSSCGGRNSSCGGRNSSCGGRNSSCGGRNSSCGGRNSSCGGRNSSCGGRNSSCGSRNSSCGGRNSSCGGRKNLQ